One genomic window of Moorella glycerini includes the following:
- a CDS encoding ABC transporter permease — MGKAMLKTPDPLSTTAGTSYDASKITRLFLLRELGVIVIILLIYATVSAIQPRFFSIESLVNILLFFPFLLVVALGEMMVIISRNLDLSVGSIVGFAAIAVGQIYVNYPGFPIPLAFIAGTLIGAVLGAINGVIVTKFNLPSVIVTLGTMNIYRGLLFILCKGQQIDNRFIPQALVALSQTKHSVFYIPWIVIFAFIIALLVSVFLRRTHIGREIYAIGSNPNAAGLRGINVKLIVFLIFVISGGLSGFAGIIYMSRFGYVNPTMTGMGLEFTAIAATVIGGTSMAGGNGNTTGTVLGCILLGVIHNALPTLGISGFWQEATYGLIIIVAIIIDRLIQVRLYQAMKRKVSL; from the coding sequence GTGGGCAAGGCGATGCTTAAAACCCCAGATCCCCTTTCTACTACTGCGGGGACTAGTTATGACGCCAGCAAAATTACCAGGCTGTTCCTTCTCAGGGAACTTGGCGTTATTGTAATCATATTATTGATTTATGCCACGGTTTCCGCCATACAGCCGCGCTTTTTTAGTATCGAGTCTTTAGTTAACATATTGTTGTTTTTCCCTTTTCTTCTGGTGGTCGCCCTGGGTGAAATGATGGTGATTATCAGCAGGAATCTGGACCTTTCGGTGGGTTCGATTGTGGGTTTTGCAGCGATTGCCGTGGGGCAAATTTACGTTAATTATCCGGGGTTCCCCATTCCGCTGGCGTTTATAGCGGGGACATTGATCGGGGCGGTTCTTGGCGCTATTAACGGTGTCATAGTGACCAAATTCAACCTGCCGTCAGTTATTGTAACCCTCGGTACCATGAACATCTACAGGGGCTTATTATTTATCCTTTGCAAAGGCCAGCAGATCGATAACAGGTTTATACCCCAGGCGCTGGTGGCCTTATCACAAACCAAGCATTCAGTTTTTTATATCCCCTGGATAGTCATCTTCGCCTTTATTATAGCCCTACTGGTTTCAGTTTTTTTGAGACGTACACATATTGGTCGGGAGATTTACGCGATCGGCAGTAATCCTAATGCCGCCGGACTACGAGGTATCAATGTTAAGCTAATAGTTTTTCTTATCTTTGTGATTTCAGGGGGGCTCTCTGGCTTTGCCGGTATTATTTACATGTCGCGGTTCGGATACGTCAACCCCACCATGACAGGCATGGGGCTTGAATTCACCGCTATCGCGGCTACTGTAATCGGCGGCACCAGCATGGCAGGGGGTAACGGCAATACCACCGGAACCGTGCTTGGTTGCATCCTGTTGGGGGTTATCCATAATGCCCTCCCCACCCTGGGAATATCGGGGTTCTGGCAGGAAGCAACATATGGCCTAATAATTATTGTGGCCATAATCATTGACAGGCTTATCCAGGTCCGGCTATACCAGGCCATGAAAAGGAAGGTGAGCTTATGA
- a CDS encoding substrate-binding domain-containing protein has translation MTKRIIALLTCIMLILLAVTACGKSATKEPNQQPNASSSQSGSAQKQIKVVYIPISTGIPYFNPIIEGFKKASQELGFEFTMTAPDQADPTSQIPYIKAQIQRGVDVIAISPNSSDALISVLKEARDKGIKIITVNDDIKGNEKYREASIIGTNYDELARQMTIKFAEFLKYKGKFAILSSTTDAPFQNNSIKITKEVLQDPKYKDMQLVEIAYGNDEPQKSLTEAEALLQKYPDLAGILSPTSVGIVAAAQAVENAGVQNKVVAYGNGTPNQLKTFIKKGVIPGAMLWDTYRIGYVAGYFAYNLVKGEAKGEEGFKFKVPKYGDVEVGKFGTIYAGPPLVFDKSNVDQYDF, from the coding sequence ATGACCAAAAGGATTATTGCCTTACTGACGTGTATAATGCTTATTCTTTTAGCTGTAACAGCCTGTGGTAAAAGCGCGACTAAGGAACCGAATCAACAGCCAAACGCCAGCAGTTCCCAGAGTGGCAGCGCCCAAAAACAAATCAAGGTTGTCTATATCCCCATCAGTACCGGTATCCCCTACTTTAATCCAATCATTGAAGGCTTTAAAAAGGCTTCACAGGAACTGGGCTTTGAATTTACCATGACGGCACCTGACCAGGCGGACCCGACCTCGCAAATTCCTTACATTAAAGCTCAAATCCAGCGCGGCGTCGATGTTATCGCCATATCCCCTAACAGCAGCGATGCGCTAATCTCGGTGCTTAAAGAAGCAAGGGATAAGGGGATAAAAATTATAACCGTTAATGATGACATTAAGGGTAATGAGAAGTACCGAGAAGCATCAATTATAGGTACAAACTATGATGAGCTTGCCAGGCAGATGACAATTAAGTTTGCGGAGTTTCTTAAATACAAGGGTAAGTTCGCTATCCTGAGTTCAACAACCGACGCTCCCTTCCAGAATAACAGTATTAAAATTACCAAAGAAGTTTTGCAGGATCCTAAATATAAAGATATGCAGCTGGTAGAAATTGCTTATGGTAATGACGAGCCTCAGAAGAGCCTGACTGAAGCGGAAGCGCTCCTGCAAAAGTATCCCGATTTAGCAGGTATCCTGTCGCCGACTTCTGTTGGCATCGTCGCGGCTGCCCAGGCTGTTGAAAATGCCGGTGTCCAGAACAAAGTTGTCGCTTATGGCAACGGTACACCCAATCAATTGAAAACATTTATTAAAAAGGGCGTAATACCTGGTGCAATGCTTTGGGATACCTACCGTATCGGATATGTGGCGGGTTACTTTGCGTACAACCTGGTAAAAGGCGAAGCAAAAGGCGAAGAGGGGTTCAAGTTTAAGGTTCCCAAGTATGGTGATGTTGAAGTGGGCAAGTTCGGAACAATTTATGCTGGTCCGCCGCTGGTTTTTGATAAGAGTAACGTTGATCAGTACGATTTCTAA
- a CDS encoding ABC transporter permease, producing MSPATAKMVNGEAAAEKSRRWQKLIRPELNTILFLILSFVISSFLTPYFTDIEFLLNSTSLYVEFGLIALVLTLVMIAGEIDLSVAASMTFVACVTAQLFHHGVRMEWALVIGIVFGAILGAINGLLVTKTGLTSLIVTIGTMALYRGLAQVLIGDNSLGNFPDWFVGIDKRYIFDVIPVPFLLFIVMAVVMEAILRLTFFGRQIYAIGTNSEAAKYSAVNTNKVKMILFTLVGLVAGIAGILSMSRLEIARYNIGLGGELDIITIVLLGGTSINGGSGSITGTFMSFFILMILRTGMLLANVKRFDQLAIIGAVLIFAMIVSNLLNSFTASKG from the coding sequence ATGAGCCCTGCAACAGCAAAGATGGTAAATGGCGAGGCGGCTGCAGAAAAATCCAGGAGGTGGCAAAAACTTATCAGGCCGGAACTTAATACCATCCTGTTCCTGATCCTCAGCTTTGTTATTAGTTCATTTTTGACGCCCTACTTTACCGACATAGAGTTTCTACTTAATTCTACTAGTTTATATGTAGAATTTGGCCTCATCGCCCTGGTGTTGACTCTGGTCATGATCGCCGGTGAAATAGACCTTTCGGTGGCGGCGTCAATGACTTTTGTCGCCTGTGTAACCGCCCAATTGTTTCACCATGGCGTGAGGATGGAATGGGCCCTAGTTATCGGTATCGTTTTTGGCGCCATTCTCGGGGCCATTAACGGATTGCTGGTAACAAAAACAGGTCTTACCTCCCTTATTGTTACTATTGGTACCATGGCATTGTACCGGGGCCTAGCCCAGGTGCTCATTGGTGACAATTCCTTGGGAAATTTCCCTGACTGGTTTGTAGGAATTGATAAGCGCTACATCTTTGATGTAATTCCCGTCCCGTTTCTGCTTTTTATAGTCATGGCAGTTGTCATGGAAGCCATTCTACGATTGACGTTTTTCGGCCGGCAGATATATGCCATTGGCACCAATAGCGAGGCCGCCAAATATTCGGCTGTAAATACCAATAAGGTAAAGATGATACTTTTTACCCTGGTTGGCCTGGTAGCCGGAATCGCCGGGATCCTCTCTATGTCCAGGCTGGAGATCGCCAGGTATAATATAGGACTTGGCGGAGAGCTGGACATAATTACCATAGTGCTGTTAGGCGGCACATCCATTAATGGCGGTAGCGGGAGTATTACCGGAACTTTTATGTCTTTTTTCATTCTGATGATTCTGAGGACAGGCATGTTGCTGGCCAATGTCAAGAGGTTCGATCAACTGGCCATCATAGGTGCAGTGCTTATTTTTGCCATGATAGTTTCCAACCTGTTAAATAGCTTTACTGCCAGTAAAGGTTAA
- a CDS encoding sugar ABC transporter ATP-binding protein, producing the protein MPEKVPVIRTLDISKSFSGINVLNKISFEVYPGEVHALIGENGAGKSTLVKIICGVYQPSAGEIYVDEKKVSVSSPIVARDLGIALIHQEPLSFPDLDIAENIFIGHTRVKNKQSIFVDWHGKYQEARQLLDSLGVKLDVKAKLRGLSVADQQMVEIASALSQNARVIFMDEPTAALTPDEVGKLLDIIRLLKHQGKAIIYISHRLDEIKEISDRVTILRDGEKIGTYKTKDINRDQMIEKMIGRTIKELIPKEPAKIAAQPYLVVKNIAIEGVFKDISFELREGEILGIAGLVGAGRTEVARALFGITPIEKGEIFIRGKKVTIKSPLDAIKYKMALVPEDRQGLGLLLPWSISNNISFSSPNRITSMLGWLKFKEEQLIADNYIHNLRIITRNSRQPVQELSGGNQQKVSLAKWLLTEPKILILDEPTRGIDVGAKTEIYKIINRLAAEGKCIIMISSELPEILTLSDRVLVMYEGTMTALLEREEISEQKVMAAASGQKL; encoded by the coding sequence ATGCCGGAAAAAGTACCTGTCATAAGAACCTTGGATATTTCAAAATCCTTTAGTGGGATTAATGTCTTAAACAAAATCAGCTTTGAAGTGTATCCCGGTGAGGTGCACGCCTTAATCGGCGAAAACGGTGCCGGTAAATCCACCCTGGTAAAGATTATTTGCGGCGTTTATCAGCCTTCGGCCGGCGAGATATACGTGGATGAAAAAAAGGTTAGCGTTTCCTCACCTATTGTTGCCCGAGATCTGGGGATCGCTCTTATCCACCAGGAGCCTCTTTCCTTCCCTGATCTCGACATCGCCGAAAATATTTTTATCGGCCACACCCGGGTTAAAAACAAGCAGAGCATTTTCGTTGATTGGCATGGAAAATATCAGGAAGCCAGGCAATTACTTGATTCCCTTGGCGTTAAACTGGATGTCAAGGCCAAGTTGCGTGGCCTGTCGGTTGCCGACCAGCAAATGGTGGAGATTGCCAGCGCATTATCACAAAATGCCCGTGTTATCTTTATGGACGAACCGACTGCCGCCCTTACCCCCGACGAAGTAGGCAAGCTTTTAGATATTATCAGGTTACTGAAACATCAGGGTAAGGCAATAATCTACATCAGCCACAGGCTGGATGAAATCAAGGAAATATCCGATCGCGTCACTATACTACGCGATGGCGAAAAAATAGGAACGTATAAAACCAAAGATATCAACAGAGATCAAATGATCGAAAAAATGATCGGACGGACGATAAAGGAGCTGATCCCTAAAGAACCAGCTAAAATAGCGGCGCAACCTTATCTTGTTGTTAAAAATATTGCCATCGAAGGGGTCTTTAAAGATATATCCTTTGAATTGCGAGAAGGTGAAATCCTGGGGATTGCCGGGCTCGTAGGTGCAGGCAGAACCGAGGTTGCACGGGCCCTGTTCGGCATTACTCCCATTGAGAAGGGTGAAATATTTATTAGGGGGAAAAAGGTAACGATAAAATCGCCGCTAGATGCCATTAAGTATAAAATGGCCCTGGTCCCCGAAGACAGGCAAGGTTTGGGGCTCCTGCTACCTTGGTCGATCAGCAATAACATTTCCTTTTCCTCGCCTAACCGTATTACCAGTATGTTGGGCTGGTTGAAATTCAAAGAAGAACAATTAATTGCTGACAACTATATCCATAACCTCAGGATAATAACTAGAAATAGTAGACAACCCGTTCAGGAACTCTCCGGTGGTAACCAGCAAAAGGTAAGCCTGGCCAAGTGGCTGCTGACCGAACCCAAAATCTTGATCCTGGACGAACCTACCAGGGGAATCGATGTCGGGGCCAAAACAGAGATATATAAAATAATTAACCGGCTGGCAGCGGAAGGCAAGTGCATAATAATGATTTCTTCGGAGCTTCCGGAGATACTGACTTTAAGCGACCGCGTACTGGTGATGTATGAAGGTACGATGACGGCTCTCCTTGAGAGGGAAGAAATATCGGAGCAGAAGGTTATGGCTGCTGCTTCGGGACAAAAGTTGTGA